In one Komagataeibacter sp. FNDCR2 genomic region, the following are encoded:
- the recJ gene encoding single-stranded-DNA-specific exonuclease RecJ, which yields MPAADLLSPHPAARTAHEAAEPAVLGVTRSVTGRRWNWREGGQASHTDRMGMAIAQQTGLPEIVGRMLALRGVAPEDVATYLTPTLRALMPDPSTCADMDMAAARLATAIRNGETVGLFGDYDVDGACSTALMTDFLRRMGCTVLTHIPDRMTEGYGPNTPAITAMMDRGASLIVCLDCGTAAVEVLESVSQRGDVIILDHHQVQGALPKVLATVNPNRPDCSSGLRHICAAAVTFLTVVATARILRRDGWFNGSRPEPQLMDGLDLVALATVCDVMPLGGLNRAFVAQGLKIMARRQRTGLSALLEAAGARDPLSAFTCGFAVGPRINAGGRIADSGLGLRLLLCDDAAEARTLAERLNTVNHNRQSVEAGILDRAMELAAQQRAQGHAVLVLSGRDWHPGVVGIVAGRIKEKFNRPVLVGAELEDGSVKGSARSVPGQDLGGAIIAARQAGLLTSGGGHAMAAGFGLSADGIPALHAFLDHHLATAADLPDAVDLTIDAVVNVAAADVELATNMDRLAPFGAGNDEPLIALPRVRVAYAERIGREGNTLRLTVQGEGRGPRLKALVFRASESPLAPVLEDRDAPPLHLAGWLRAESWNGRTSATFFIRDVAIAQ from the coding sequence ATGCCCGCCGCCGACCTGCTTTCGCCCCATCCAGCCGCCCGCACCGCGCATGAGGCGGCGGAACCCGCCGTACTGGGGGTGACCCGCAGCGTGACGGGCCGCCGGTGGAACTGGCGCGAGGGCGGGCAGGCCAGCCATACCGACCGGATGGGCATGGCCATTGCCCAGCAGACCGGCCTGCCCGAGATCGTGGGGCGCATGCTGGCCCTGCGCGGTGTCGCCCCGGAAGACGTGGCCACCTACCTGACCCCGACCCTGCGGGCGCTGATGCCCGATCCATCCACCTGCGCGGACATGGACATGGCGGCGGCCCGTCTGGCCACCGCCATCCGCAATGGCGAAACGGTGGGGCTGTTCGGGGATTACGACGTGGACGGCGCGTGTTCCACCGCCCTCATGACCGATTTCCTGCGTCGTATGGGCTGCACGGTCCTGACCCACATCCCCGACCGCATGACGGAGGGCTACGGCCCCAACACGCCCGCCATCACGGCCATGATGGACCGGGGGGCCAGCCTGATCGTCTGCCTGGACTGCGGCACGGCGGCGGTGGAGGTGCTGGAATCCGTCAGCCAGCGGGGCGATGTCATTATTCTCGACCATCATCAGGTTCAGGGCGCGCTGCCGAAGGTCCTGGCCACGGTCAACCCCAACCGGCCGGACTGCTCTTCCGGCCTGCGCCATATCTGCGCGGCGGCGGTCACTTTTCTTACGGTCGTGGCCACGGCCCGCATCCTGCGGCGGGATGGGTGGTTCAACGGGTCCCGCCCCGAGCCGCAGCTTATGGACGGCCTCGATCTGGTTGCCCTTGCCACCGTATGCGACGTGATGCCGCTGGGCGGCCTGAATCGCGCCTTTGTCGCCCAGGGGCTGAAGATCATGGCGCGCAGGCAGCGCACCGGCCTTTCGGCCCTGCTGGAAGCAGCGGGGGCGCGGGATCCGCTTTCCGCCTTCACCTGCGGTTTCGCGGTGGGGCCACGCATCAATGCCGGGGGGCGTATCGCGGATTCGGGACTGGGGCTGCGTTTATTGCTCTGTGACGACGCGGCCGAGGCCCGAACGCTGGCCGAGCGCCTGAACACCGTCAACCACAACCGCCAGAGTGTCGAGGCCGGGATTCTGGACCGCGCCATGGAACTGGCGGCGCAGCAGCGCGCGCAGGGCCATGCCGTGCTGGTGCTGAGCGGGCGCGACTGGCACCCCGGCGTGGTGGGTATTGTGGCCGGGCGCATCAAGGAAAAATTCAATCGTCCCGTTCTGGTCGGCGCGGAGCTGGAGGACGGCAGCGTAAAAGGGTCCGCCCGTTCCGTGCCGGGGCAGGATCTGGGCGGGGCGATCATCGCGGCACGGCAGGCGGGCCTGCTTACCTCCGGTGGGGGCCATGCCATGGCGGCGGGTTTCGGGTTGTCGGCCGATGGCATTCCGGCCCTGCATGCGTTTCTTGACCACCATCTGGCAACCGCCGCCGACCTGCCCGATGCCGTGGACCTGACCATAGACGCGGTTGTGAACGTGGCTGCCGCCGATGTGGAACTTGCGACCAACATGGACCGTCTGGCTCCGTTTGGCGCCGGGAATGACGAACCGCTGATCGCCCTGCCCCGCGTGCGCGTGGCCTATGCCGAGCGTATTGGCCGTGAGGGCAACACCCTGCGCCTGACAGTGCAGGGCGAGGGCCGTGGCCCCCGGCTCAAGGCGCTGGTGTTCCGCGCCAGTGAAAGCCCGCTTGCCCCCGTGCTGGAGGACCGCGACGCCCCGCCGCTGCATCTGGCGGGCTGGCTGCGTGCGGAAAGCTGGAACGGGCGGACATCCGCCACTTTTTTCATACGCGATGTGGCGATCGCCCAATAA
- a CDS encoding TetR/AcrR family transcriptional regulator yields MSETKDRPYHHGDLRRALIDTALDMLAADQNWTFTLREVARRTGVSHAAPYKHFRDREMLLRELARIGFVRLGESLTEAMSLGLPSTRAQFMAAAQACIGFACQNPGLYRLMFSSDADKTIDPPLHDAAMSTFGILLSLLEKGQRDGSFRPVAINALAAASWAQVHGLAMLAISKQLLEEKVGSTPVPAALDVLLDGMCGTD; encoded by the coding sequence ATGAGTGAAACAAAGGACCGCCCCTACCATCACGGTGACCTGCGCCGTGCCCTGATCGATACGGCGCTGGACATGCTGGCGGCTGACCAGAACTGGACCTTTACCTTGCGGGAGGTGGCGCGACGCACGGGGGTCAGCCATGCAGCACCCTACAAGCATTTCCGGGATCGTGAGATGCTGCTGCGGGAACTGGCCCGGATCGGGTTCGTCAGACTTGGGGAGAGCCTGACAGAGGCCATGTCTCTGGGACTGCCGTCCACGCGCGCGCAATTCATGGCGGCGGCACAGGCCTGTATCGGGTTTGCGTGTCAAAATCCCGGTCTTTATCGCCTGATGTTCAGTTCCGATGCCGACAAGACGATAGACCCGCCGCTACATGACGCAGCCATGAGCACTTTCGGGATTCTTCTGAGTCTTCTGGAAAAAGGGCAGCGGGACGGAAGTTTCCGCCCGGTCGCCATCAACGCTTTAGCTGCGGCAAGCTGGGCGCAGGTGCACGGCCTGGCCATGCTGGCGATCAGTAAACAGTTGCTTGAAGAGAAGGTCGGGTCAACGCCAGTCCCGGCCGCGCTGGATGTACTGCTTGATGGCATGTGCGGCACCGACTGA
- a CDS encoding coniferyl aldehyde dehydrogenase, translating to MSDVTPAELHRILDRQRAAFLQVGPPDRKQRRTDLRRLKAEILKRRTDIVRALKTDFGQRSERESAIVELIPLVQSINYMIAHVGCWMKPERRHVSAYFQCGRAWVVRQPVGVVGIIAPWNYPVSLALVPLATAIAAGNRAMLKPSEFTPATSAVIGEIVQAIFPPEQISVVTGDGEVGAAFSALPFDHILFTGSTAVGKKVAETAARNLTPVTLELGGKSPVVIESGFSMQRVADRVAFGKLTNAGQTCIAPDYVLVHENDRDAFAAAYQDAVQRLHPGGYVGSPDYTAILNTHHYGRLSSLIDNAEAQGAQVIRLGNDSATDHVLAPVLLLNVTPQMAVMQEEIFGPVLPVLTYRNLDEAIAFINARPRPLALYYFGDNRVERDRVLRNTVSGNVTINGTLMHYVQDDLPFGGVGDSGIGAYHGKEGFMALTHARGVYRQGRFNAATLLQPPFGRLTDTITNLILR from the coding sequence ATGTCCGACGTTACCCCCGCTGAATTGCACCGTATTCTCGACCGCCAGCGCGCCGCGTTCCTGCAGGTCGGACCGCCGGACCGGAAACAACGTCGGACCGACCTGCGTCGCCTGAAAGCGGAAATCCTGAAGCGGCGGACTGACATCGTGCGTGCCCTGAAAACGGATTTCGGCCAGCGCTCGGAACGCGAAAGCGCCATCGTGGAACTGATTCCGCTGGTGCAGTCGATCAATTACATGATCGCGCATGTAGGATGCTGGATGAAGCCGGAGCGCCGCCACGTATCGGCTTATTTCCAGTGCGGTCGTGCCTGGGTGGTCCGGCAGCCGGTGGGTGTCGTGGGCATTATCGCGCCGTGGAATTATCCGGTCTCGCTGGCCCTCGTGCCGCTGGCGACGGCAATCGCCGCCGGCAACCGGGCCATGCTTAAACCGTCTGAATTCACGCCGGCCACATCGGCTGTGATCGGCGAGATCGTGCAGGCCATTTTTCCGCCAGAGCAGATTTCTGTCGTTACGGGAGATGGTGAAGTGGGCGCTGCGTTCTCGGCGCTGCCCTTTGATCATATCCTGTTCACCGGCAGCACGGCGGTTGGAAAGAAGGTCGCTGAGACGGCGGCACGCAATCTGACCCCAGTCACGCTTGAACTGGGAGGCAAGTCCCCTGTGGTGATAGAGTCCGGTTTTTCCATGCAGCGGGTGGCGGACCGCGTGGCGTTTGGCAAGCTGACCAACGCTGGGCAGACCTGCATCGCGCCGGATTATGTGCTTGTGCATGAAAACGACCGGGACGCTTTTGCCGCAGCCTATCAGGACGCCGTGCAGAGGCTGCATCCGGGCGGTTATGTCGGGTCGCCTGATTATACGGCCATTCTCAACACGCATCATTACGGGCGGTTGAGCAGTCTGATCGACAATGCCGAAGCACAGGGCGCGCAGGTTATCCGATTGGGGAATGATTCAGCTACGGATCATGTTCTGGCCCCCGTGCTACTGCTGAACGTCACGCCCCAGATGGCGGTCATGCAGGAGGAGATTTTCGGACCTGTCCTGCCTGTGCTGACCTACAGGAACCTTGACGAAGCGATTGCCTTCATCAACGCACGGCCCCGCCCCCTGGCCCTGTATTATTTTGGCGACAACCGCGTTGAACGCGACAGGGTGTTGAGGAACACGGTTTCAGGAAACGTGACGATCAACGGTACATTGATGCATTATGTGCAGGACGACCTGCCATTCGGCGGCGTGGGGGACAGCGGCATCGGGGCGTATCATGGAAAGGAAGGTTTCATGGCGCTCACACATGCCCGTGGTGTGTACCGACAGGGACGTTTCAACGCGGCAACACTGCTTCAGCCGCCATTCGGCAGGCTTACCGACACCATCACCAATCTGATCCTGCGATGA
- a CDS encoding MFS transporter, translating to MENMQALSVKEKVAYGCGDAASNMMWGMTSSYLMYYYTDIYGLPLLAVSWILLVARVVDAFCDPAIGYVVDRIGGLIVPRLIRSLAIPFGITGFLCFLALPLPPTGKVVWAGATYIVFGAIYSCINTPYGALAVMMSRSATGRIGLNAFRMMGCQVGSLLVALLTIPAITWLGGGESAAQHRYGMAVYVLALSVLGTILWLCVARGCTVRHPPAPVRQNLLVTLRHLMENRRWVLSNLLAFFYFVGQAALFGFALYYARVVLGGTEQLGANIITFVTVLLFAGVPVCLPLARRLGAVRSGIICLIAQGAAYLAMAVAGASMTGFFLSVALLALAQGVMSPLYYTLLAEAVDDGDPRTSTGSAGLAYSINTWVTKLAMGLTGFVLAQFLSQGHYVEGGVTQPPDLSFWIMAGFVWLPLGAVCMQALCLLAWRDSE from the coding sequence ATGGAGAACATGCAGGCGCTTTCCGTGAAAGAAAAGGTGGCCTACGGCTGTGGTGATGCTGCCTCCAACATGATGTGGGGCATGACGTCATCCTATCTGATGTATTATTATACGGATATTTATGGTCTGCCGCTGCTTGCCGTATCGTGGATACTTCTGGTGGCCCGTGTTGTGGATGCTTTCTGCGATCCGGCCATCGGCTATGTTGTTGACCGTATCGGCGGGCTGATCGTACCGCGCCTGATCCGCTCCCTGGCCATTCCCTTCGGCATAACAGGTTTCCTGTGCTTTCTGGCCCTGCCGCTTCCGCCCACGGGGAAAGTTGTGTGGGCTGGGGCGACCTATATCGTGTTTGGTGCCATCTATTCCTGCATCAATACGCCCTATGGTGCGTTGGCCGTCATGATGAGCCGCTCCGCCACAGGGCGCATTGGCCTTAATGCATTCCGCATGATGGGCTGTCAGGTCGGATCGCTGCTTGTGGCGCTGCTGACCATTCCCGCCATCACCTGGCTGGGTGGAGGCGAAAGCGCGGCGCAGCACCGGTATGGCATGGCGGTCTATGTGCTGGCTCTGTCAGTTCTGGGTACTATCCTGTGGTTATGCGTGGCGCGAGGCTGCACAGTAAGGCACCCGCCAGCACCTGTTCGGCAGAATCTTTTGGTCACGCTGCGCCATCTTATGGAAAACCGGCGATGGGTGCTGAGTAACCTTCTCGCGTTCTTCTATTTCGTGGGGCAGGCGGCCCTGTTCGGGTTTGCCCTGTATTACGCCCGTGTCGTTCTTGGTGGCACGGAGCAACTGGGCGCCAATATCATTACTTTCGTCACTGTCCTGCTATTTGCGGGCGTGCCCGTATGCCTTCCACTTGCTCGACGTCTGGGGGCTGTCCGCAGCGGGATCATATGCCTGATCGCGCAGGGAGCAGCCTATCTGGCAATGGCTGTGGCGGGCGCGTCCATGACAGGTTTTTTCCTGTCCGTAGCGCTTCTGGCACTGGCTCAGGGCGTGATGTCTCCGCTGTATTACACCTTGCTGGCGGAAGCCGTGGATGATGGTGACCCACGGACTTCGACCGGATCGGCTGGTCTGGCGTATTCGATCAACACTTGGGTTACGAAGCTGGCGATGGGGCTGACCGGCTTCGTTCTGGCGCAGTTCCTGTCACAAGGCCATTACGTCGAGGGTGGGGTTACGCAGCCACCGGATCTGTCATTCTGGATTATGGCTGGATTTGTCTGGCTACCGCTGGGTGCGGTATGTATGCAGGCCCTCTGCCTACTGGCATGGCGCGACAGCGAATGA
- a CDS encoding RNase A-like domain-containing protein, whose protein sequence is MLKDNGPRIDGWLKNARDGNKIFLDGYTSGRGTVVIENANRQRKTARRMRVTIVKKEHNGMIYYVQTVKLYQ, encoded by the coding sequence GTGCTCAAGGATAACGGCCCCAGGATTGATGGCTGGCTCAAGAACGCCAGAGATGGAAATAAAATCTTCCTTGACGGATATACTTCTGGAAGGGGGACTGTCGTTATCGAGAATGCCAATCGGCAGCGCAAGACTGCGCGACGTATGCGCGTTACAATTGTCAAAAAAGAACACAATGGAATGATCTACTATGTCCAAACTGTTAAACTATACCAATAA